TGATCTCCGAACAAATTAATGCTTGTCGACCCGTAACTCCCCGGTTATGCTGAGTATATTCACTGATCTCCCTTTGCAATTCTCGCGAGGGGGCAATGGACTTTTCCATTTCATTTCTTGGGAGCATTCGCATGGCCACCCGGAACCGGCGCGTCCGCCGCAACGCATTCACATTGATTGAACTGTTGGTTGTGATTGCGATTATCGCAATCCTCATTGCTCTACTCTTGCCCGCAGTGCAGCAAGCTCGGGAATCCGCCCGTCGCACGCAATGCAAGAACAATCTGAAGCAACTTGGTATTGCGATGCACAACCACCACGATGTCGTGGGTGCATTCCCGATGGGTGGAACGAACGATCGCGCACCACATGGTACCAACACCACCACCTCTGGTTGGGGATCCAGTTGGATGGTCTACCTCTTGCCATACATCGAGCAAGACAACATGTTTAGCCAAATGCGGTTCACAAACGGGCAATCCGGTTGGGGTTCCAACGCGCGACACAACGTCGATGTTGCCCGCGGTGTGACAATCGAAGGATATCGTTGCCCAAGTTCACCACTGCCAGACTTCGTTGCCAGCGCTTATCAAGTCGGTGCAAACGCGATCATGATGCCCAACTATGTGGGAATCGCTGGTGCCGATCACAATTTGATTGCGGGCTACACGAACTCAAACCAGCAAGACAATGGCGGTAGTGCAGGCTGCTGCTCAGGTGGGTTAATCAGTTCGGCAGGAACTCTCTTCCCCCTCGAAGCCGTTTCTTTTAAGGACATGGCAGACGGTTCCACGAATGTGATGGTGATCAGCGAACATGGTGACTTTCTTGAAACGCTGAACGGGACACTCGTCGCTTGGACAGCGACCGGACCACATGGTTTCATCATCGGTGCTCATGGCGCGTCGGGGCCGCCGCCAAGTTATGGTGGAGACCGCCGAGCATTCAACATGACCACAGTTCGATATCGGATCAATCAAAAGACCGGTTGGCCGGACGGTGGCGACTGTGGGAGCGTTGGTGTTTGCAGCAACACCGGACAAAACATCCCACTGAACTCCGCTCACCCTGGTGGTGTTCAAGTGTTGCTCGGCGATGGTTCCGTGCGGTTCCTCAGTGACTCCACGGATACCGAAACCCTTGCCATGCTGGCGATCCGGAATGACGGTCGCGTTGTCGAACTTGAGTAAAACGCACTTTCCGCCAGAATGCAGCCAGCTTCCGAACTTGGAAGGCTGGCTGTTTTCCTAGAACAGTTCACACTGAAATGTAGCGGATCAAACGGTGAGTCGACTTGGCTTTCTAGCTGTTTGCCGGTGACTTATGTGTGCGATACGCACTAGAACATCTTTCTATTGATCGTAGCGGGTATTGTCTTGTGGAGGTCGAACAACAACGACCTTTCCGTGTCCAGCTTGGATACAGACGACCGCAACACGGTCTCGATTCCCTCACAACTGGAGTGACCACGATGAAACGCGTTTCTTGCTGCAATACGCGATGGGCGGCCCGACTGATGACCGTCACTCTTCTTGCAACGATGGTTGGCTGCGGCGGCGGCGGTCGTGATGAAGAAACCGTCGATATTCAAGGAAAAGTCACCTTCAACACCGGACCGGTTCCCGCAGAATCCATCTTGATCCTTGAGTCGAAAGAAGTCGGCGTCTCGCGAACAGCCACAATTTCCGCCGACGGAACCTACTCCCTCACTGGAAGTGGTGCACTTCCTGTGGGAACCTACAAGGCTGCCATCAAACCACCGGGAGACGCGGAATCCGTCGACACAAGTTCGGCCAACTATGACGACTTAATGAACGCCAGCGGTGCTCCACCGGAGAACAAGGAAGATACAAGTTTCCCAATCCCTCCCATGTTCCGTTCGACTTCCACGACCACCAAGACCGTGGAAATCAAGAGCGGTGAGAGTACCTACGATATTGATTTCAGTGGTTGATTACTCAACGGCTTCCGAGCCTTTCATGTATTGGCCGGCGGTTGCTCCCATCGACACGTAAATGCTCATCAGCCCGTCAATCGACATATTAGCGGGTTGGACGTTTTCCGCGGGCACGAAAAATAATCCGCCTCCCACCGGCACCGGGGCGGTGGGCACGATCACCACTTGATAGTCCCGATCGTTGATACGGTATTTCTTCGGCGAGACCAGCAACGCCAACAGCCCGGCTCCGGTTTTCTCACCGAACCAACAGAAAACAGGCGTCATTCCAGAGAGTTCGGCACTTTTCTTCTTGTCGAGCAACCCGACGAACTGCTCCGTCGTGCCGTAAATGCTGCCTAAAATTGGAATCCGTTTGATGAGTGTGTTCGTCAAACCGGAGAACAAACGCTGCATTCCGAGTTGCAACAACACCCCCAACGCAAAGATCACACCGAGAACCGCCAGCCAACCGATGATGTAGGCCAGCACCGAATTTTCGGAATACCGGAACCCAACGCGGCTAAGTGCATGTCCGATTGCCGTGCCAGGGCCGACAAATTTCTGAGCGAAACTCACCACCCAACCAACGATCGCGACTGTGATCACCAGCGGTAAAATCGCCAGCACACCCGCCACGAAGAAACCGAGAATTCGGCCCCAAACTGACTGAAAAAAGTCTCGCATCCCACCCACTTTCATGATGTCGATTTCAATTGTTCTGACTGTCCGATGGTTTGTTCCGCGATGATTTGATCACGGTCAACACATCATCCGCATCGGTGAGCATTTGGCGTTGGTCTTCGTATCGCACGACGAGTTTCCGCGAGAGAATCTCTTGGGCAATCACACGACCCTGTCCGACCTTTGTGACCACAGTGACGCCGACCCGTGGCAACTCACGACGGTATTCCTCGTAAGTGTCGTATTCGTAGCGGAGGCAGCATTTCAGTCGCCCGCACCGACCGGAAATCTTGTTGGGGTCGAGTGTGGCTTTTTGAATCTTCGCCATCTTCATCGAGACCGGGGGCATCTCTTGCAAGTGCGTGTTGCAACAAACAGGTTTGCCGCAATCTCCGTAATCAGCGAGCAACTTCGCTTCATCTCGCACGCCGATTTGCCGCATCTCGATCCGCGTTTTGAACTCCGATGCCAACGCCTTGACCAACTCGCGAAAATCCACGCGCTTCTCCGCGAGATAGTAAAACACCAACCGTTCGCCGCCGAACAGATGCTCGACATCAACCAAGTCCATCTGGAGTTTTCTTTCCGCGATGTGCTCCTGACAGACGGAGAACTCTCGACGTTCGAGATCGCGGATATC
This region of Thalassoroseus pseudoceratinae genomic DNA includes:
- a CDS encoding DUF1559 domain-containing protein, whose product is MATRNRRVRRNAFTLIELLVVIAIIAILIALLLPAVQQARESARRTQCKNNLKQLGIAMHNHHDVVGAFPMGGTNDRAPHGTNTTTSGWGSSWMVYLLPYIEQDNMFSQMRFTNGQSGWGSNARHNVDVARGVTIEGYRCPSSPLPDFVASAYQVGANAIMMPNYVGIAGADHNLIAGYTNSNQQDNGGSAGCCSGGLISSAGTLFPLEAVSFKDMADGSTNVMVISEHGDFLETLNGTLVAWTATGPHGFIIGAHGASGPPPSYGGDRRAFNMTTVRYRINQKTGWPDGGDCGSVGVCSNTGQNIPLNSAHPGGVQVLLGDGSVRFLSDSTDTETLAMLAIRNDGRVVELE
- a CDS encoding carboxypeptidase-like regulatory domain-containing protein encodes the protein MKRVSCCNTRWAARLMTVTLLATMVGCGGGGRDEETVDIQGKVTFNTGPVPAESILILESKEVGVSRTATISADGTYSLTGSGALPVGTYKAAIKPPGDAESVDTSSANYDDLMNASGAPPENKEDTSFPIPPMFRSTSTTTKTVEIKSGESTYDIDFSG
- a CDS encoding DUF502 domain-containing protein, with product MRDFFQSVWGRILGFFVAGVLAILPLVITVAIVGWVVSFAQKFVGPGTAIGHALSRVGFRYSENSVLAYIIGWLAVLGVIFALGVLLQLGMQRLFSGLTNTLIKRIPILGSIYGTTEQFVGLLDKKKSAELSGMTPVFCWFGEKTGAGLLALLVSPKKYRINDRDYQVVIVPTAPVPVGGGLFFVPAENVQPANMSIDGLMSIYVSMGATAGQYMKGSEAVE
- a CDS encoding PSP1 domain-containing protein, with protein sequence MSNQYIVRYGLQRHIAEFSGKGQTRFVRNADVIIRSDRGQEWGTVLCSATDRTKDYLGQAEPKGRILRQATEEDRDLAEDIRDLERREFSVCQEHIAERKLQMDLVDVEHLFGGERLVFYYLAEKRVDFRELVKALASEFKTRIEMRQIGVRDEAKLLADYGDCGKPVCCNTHLQEMPPVSMKMAKIQKATLDPNKISGRCGRLKCCLRYEYDTYEEYRRELPRVGVTVVTKVGQGRVIAQEILSRKLVVRYEDQRQMLTDADDVLTVIKSSRNKPSDSQNN